AAATGCTGCAAGACTGACGCCAATCCATAGCCCGGCAGCAAATGAAACTGTATCCTTTACCAGCCACACAAATATCAGCTGCAATAATATACCGGATACCGCAATTCCAATCAGTAATTCCGCCAGTGTTTCATTTATCCTTCTTTGTTTTCCTGCTTTTTCTCCCATAGGGCGTCCTTTCCTCCCCATCGTCATAGATCCTTTTCGCCAAAAGAAAAACATTTCTGAATCCGGCTAACGCACCTGTAAAAAACAAGATCACCATCCAATAGGAAGTCCCCAGCTTTCTGTCCAAAAATATCCCTAAAAATGCGCACAAAAAAATGGGGACGAGCATGTTGATACCAAACTGACTGATGGTCACCAGTGCACGATACACTGACTTTTCATATTTCACATCTCTTCCTCCAGATTTTCACTCCATCAATCTCTCTCATAAAACAACCCTTATCCTAAATTATAGCCAATTCTTTCCTTTCTGTAAAGAAAAACCGCTATAAATCAGCCGAAAATATTTGCAATTACAGAATCGTCGACAACTGTGAATTTTCCATTGACTTTTGTACAATGCAAGTGTAGCATTTAATTATCTTACTATAATTATGCCACCTATAATTTCATACAGCATGGAGGTCCCTATGGAATATCCCCTTCTATACCGGAAACGAATCATTCCCAATGAATGTATCTTATTAAAAGACGACGAAGTCCTCTCCTGGGACGCTGAACGGATCGTGACCCGATGGAATGCCCTGAAACCCAAAAAAGAGCTTCATCACGGATATTCCTGCTATTTTCTGACAGAAGGATATAAAGTCAGTAAATTTTATCGGGCGGATCACTCTCTCCTCTATTATTATTGTGACATTATTACCCATGAATATTCTGCTTCCGAGAAGAAGGTCGTTGTCACAGACTTGCTGGCAGATGTGATCGTCTATCCGAATGGATTTGTCAAAGTAGTGGATCTTGACGAAATGGTGCCTGCTCTGGAATGCGGCGGGATTACGATTTGTGAATTAAAACAGGCGCTGCTCTCATGCAGTAAACTGCTGTCTGTCATATATGGCGGAAATCTTCAGGAGCTCACGAAATACATAGAAATGTTTGAATCATAGTAATTGATACAAAAGAAAAACCAAACTCTGACCGATCTGCACCGGTCAGAGTTCTTTTATTTACAGGTAATCCTAAATTTTATATTTATTAATAGAAGATATGTCCGCCAATCGCAATGCCTTCCAGTCCCGGTATCGGCGTCCGGAAATATACACAGTTGCCCACATTCGTCACGCCGCTCATCGCCTCATCCGCAGCATCGTAACAGGCCTGGGTAGCGCGGCCTTCCGCCAGCGCAAGTGCCAGTCTTCCGCTCCCTACGGGCGAAAACTGCTTGTTCTGATAGATCACTCCCACCACCGTATCCGGATACACAGAGCTGAGTACACGATTGATTACGACCGCACCCACGGCGACTTTCCCTGCATACGGTTCTCCGCCCGCCTCACAGTAGATCAGCTGCGCCAGAAGTTCCCTGTCCCCTTCCGCAAACGTCACCTCAGAAATATTTCTCTTAGCGGAGCGGGAAGCCAGACGCGACATCGCCTGCTCCTCTGCAAGCTGTTTCTGTAAGGCGGCAATATTTGCATCCTGCTCCTTCATCTGTGCTTCATAAGTAAGCGCCACATTTTCCGCTTCGGAAATCTGATCCGCATAGCCGGCGATATTGTTGGCCGTGCTCTTGACCATGCCCGCGACTTTGTTTTTCTCCTCTTCCGTCTTCACCTTCAGCTCGTCCAGTTCCTCTTTCTGAGCAACGAGCCGTTCCCTGGCATCCGCAATCTCTTCCTGTGTCGCCTTGTACTGCTCCAGCATTCTCTGGTCATACTCGGCGATCTGTTCAACGTACTGAGTCTTATTCAGAAAATCCGACAGTCCTTCGGAAGAAAAGATCATTTCCATATAGGCGGCGTCGCCTCTTTCATACATGAATTTGATCCTTTTTTTCATGCACTCATATTGCCAGTCTACCGTTTCCTCCGCTTCCTGCAGTGCAGCTTCCGTATCTGATATCTCCTGTTCCTTATCGGCAATGTCACCTTCCAGCCGGCTGAGGTTCTCGCTGACTTCCTCCAGATTGTCATTCAGGATTGTCAACTGGCCCTGCAGAGAATCTTTCTCCCCCTGCATTCCCTGAATCGACTCCTTTGTCTTGTCCAGCGCTGATTGCGTCTGTGCCTTTTCCTGCTTTGCCTTATCCAGTTTTTCCTGTGTCGTAGTCGCGCGAACCGTGTTCGGCGCGCTGGCCACCAGAATTACCATAAAGAGTAAAATGGCAATCTGTCTACCGGCCCTTTTCATTTCTTCCACCCCTCATGGTTTTTACAGTTGCAGATTTATTTCACGCCCGGTCTTTTTATACTGATAATACCTGACCCCCGCCACATCCAGCATTTTTTTGGACGCTATAATAGGATCTGTGTCAGCATATTTGTCGCATTCGTAGACGATCGTTCTTATGCCCGATTGAATGATCGCCTTGGCACATTCATTACACGGAAACAGTGAAACATACAGTTTCGCCCCTGCCAGACTCCCGCCCCGGTAATTGAGGATTGCGTTTAACTCGCTGTGTGTCACAAACGCATATTTGGTATCCAACAATTCTCCTTCTCTCTCCCAGGGAAACTCATCGTCATTACAGCCTATGGGAAACCCATTATATCCCATAGAAAGTATCTTGTTATCTTCGCTGACGATGCAGGCGCCTACCTGGGTACTCGGATCTTTGGAGCGCATCCCCGACAGCTTGGAAATTCCCATAAAATATTCATCCCATGAAATATAATCTTTTCTTTTCATTTCGTCCTCCGACTATTTAGTGCCAAAAATCCGGTCCCCGGCATCGCCCAGCCCCGGCACAATATAACCGTGATCGTTCAATCTTTCATCCAGAGCGCCAATGTACATATCGACATCCGGATGCTCCTCCCGGATTTTCTTAACGCCTTCCGGGGCAGCGATAATACACATAAAACGAATATTTTTACAGCCTTTTTCTTTTAACAGCCGAATCGCCGCCGAAGACGATCCCCCTGTCGCCAGCATGGGGTCTACTACGAACACCTCTCGCTCCGCACAGTCCGCCGGAAGTTTGCAGTAGTATTCCACAGGTTCCAATGTCTCCGGATCTCTGTAAAGCCCGATATGCCCTACCTTTGCCGCAGGAATCAGATTCAGCATCCCGTCCACCATTCCCAGTCCGGCGCGCAGTATGGGGACAATGGCCATTTTCTTCCCCCATAATTGCTTTACTGTCGTCCGGCAGATCGGAGTTTCGATCTCCACATCCGATACTTTTAAATCCCTGGTCGCCTCATAACAGATCAGCATCGCAATTTCACTGATCGTCTGGCGAAAATCTTTTGTGCCGGTGTCTTTTCTTCTGATATATCCGATCTTATGCTGAATCAGCGGGTGCTCCATGATCACTGTCTTCGACATTCTCTTCCTCCTGTTTTGTTTCTCTCACCTTTTCTCTTAGTTCGCCTCGATCAGATCAATCCTTCTCTGATGTCTCTCATCCCCGGAAAATTCTGTTTCTAAAAATGCTTTTACGATGTCCAGCGCCAGGTTGGTTCCTACGATCCCGGCTCCCAGTGCAAGCATATTGGCATTGTTGTGCAGTCTCGTCAATTTCGCGGACGCACAGTCTCCACATAATGCGCAGCGGATTCCCGGAATCTTATTGGCCGTGATTGAGATTCCGATTCCGGTTGTGCAGATTACGATTCCTTTCTCACAAGTGCCATCCGCGACAGCCTGCGCTGCCGGTCTGCCAAACATCGGATAATCGCAGGAATCCTTGTTGTCACACCCAAAATCCCTGTACTCATACCCCGCACTTTCCAGATATTTTTTGATTTCCTGTTTCAGGTCATACCCACCATGGTCACTTCCCAATGCTATCATTGTCTCTTCCTCCTGTTATTTGGTTTATCAGATCATTGCGCAACTGTTTATATTTGCCGAATTTCATATGCAATTCTAAAAACTCAAATAATTATATCTTTCTGCAAAAGCCAGGGCATGTCGCCTCTAAAATCTGGTGTCCGGCTGCTTTCAGCAACCGGTTCATCACGGCCTGTCCCACACCTTTGTCCGAAAATGCCTCTGAATAAATACAGGTTACATTCCGGGCATCAAATTCCCTTAATATCGCATACAACCGTCTGGCGATTGCCTCTTCATCCGTCCTGGCGCCGACGCTGGCGATGCTGTCCGCCTCGTAAAGCGGCTCCGTCTCATCGGTGCAGATAATGCCTACGATTTCCCCTGCCAGCCGTTTGGCTCTGGCAAGTCTGCGTATCGTATCCGTTACGTCTTTTTCCTCACCTGACACAATCGTCAGTTCTCCCTTGGGCGCATAGTGCCTGTATTTCATACCCGGCGCCTTGGGCGCCTGCCCGCTGTCAGCCTGCAGCAGTGTCATGTCCACATCCACTTCCGTGTTAAGCACACTTTCCAGCATTTCTTTCGTAATATAACCCGGACGCAAAATCATTGGTCTTGACTCAGTTAGATCTACGATCGTAGACTCCACGCCTATTCCCACCGCGCCTCCGTCCAGTATCATCTCAATCTTCCCGTCCAGATCTTCGCGCACATGCTTCGCCAGCGTAGGACTGGGTTTGCCCGAAAGATTGGCACTCGGCGCCGCCACATAGCCGCCTGCTGCCTCGATCAGCGCCAGCGCAATCCTGTTCTCCGGCATCCGCACCGCCACTGTGGAAAGACCGCCCGTCGTCTCCAGCGGAACCGCATCCGCCTTCTCCAATATCATGGTCAGCGGGCCGGGCCAGAAACGCGCCGCCAGCTTTTCCGCCTCCGGCGGAATCCTCACGGCAATCTTTTTGACTGCCTTCCACTGGCAGATATGCACAATCAGCGGATTATCCGAGGGCCGGCCCTTGGCGCTGTATATTTTTCTGGAAGACTCTTTTTGCAGCGCGTCTCCGCCAAGTCCATATACTGTTTCCGTGGGAAATGCCACAAGCCCTCCGGCTCTTAGGACCGCCCCGGCTTCTTTGATTATCTTTTTGTTTATATGATCTTCTGTCAAGACCGCATATTTTGTTTCCGGCATAAAGTTACCCCGATATGATTACCTTCCATATTATATCATAGACTACTTTTGCAGGAAAGGGGTTTTCGGTTTTGAACAAAACGGCAGTGTATTCTTAGTGCAAATCAAAACAGTCTCATCTGCTCATAGTCCGAACTGCGTTCTAACAGACAGGGAATTTTATGAAGAATCTGTTCTGCTTTCGCATCATCAAACATCCACTCTGTAATTTCGTCCCGTTCAAGAATCAGAGGCATCCGGTCATGCACCGGTTTCATGGAAGCATTCGCCGCTGTGGTGAGAACCGTAAAATGTGTCCCGTCCTCATAGCGCCTGCTAAGTCCCGCCATAAACAGCAGCGACGAATTCTGCCTGCGAAACGTACTTTTCTCCTTTGATGGATTCCATTCATAAAACTTCATGGCCGGAATCACAACTCTCCCATGCTTCATGCTTCCCCGGAACAAAGGCTTCTCCAGTACGGATTCACATCTGGCATTGAAAATCAGCCGCTTTTCCCTGAATCCCGGAAATCCCCAACGCTGCCAGCCGCAGCAGACAGATTCGTTTTTTCCCAGTAAAACCGGGGCAGCCCTGCCCGGGTATATATCACCTGCGGGAATTTTTGCCGTCGCCCTCAACGAATCCTCTCTCTGCGCTTTATCCATCTGACCGATTAGCTTCTCAAGCTCGCCGACCATTTCATTGTCCACATAATACCTGCCGCACATAAAATCTCCTGCTTTGTTATGATCTCACAGCCGCTCACTCGTTCAGCGTCTGCATGATCCCCATAAAGACCGCCCAGGCTACTTTCTCCTGATAAGTATCGTCAGCCAGCTTGCCGGCTTCCTCACTGTTGGAGAGAAAACCGCATTCCACAATGATCACTGGGGAAGACGTTTTTTTCAGCAGATAATAGCTGGCATTGGCTTTCGCCTCCCGCTTGTTTTCCCGGTCCAGCCGGTCTTTCAGACTCTTCTGCATGGTTTCGGCCGCATTTTTACTCTCCGCGCTGTCTTTATAATAAAAGACCTGCGCCCCTTTTACGTACTCTTCCGGATAACTGTTCTGATGGATGCTCACCGTAATCGCAGGTGCTGTCTCCTCGATCATAGCGATCCGCCGTTTCATATCCTGCACTTTTTTATTTTCCGCCCCACTGTCATAGAGCCCCTGCCCATCCGTGCGGGTCATCACAACTTCGACCCCTTCCATTTCCAGATATTTCTTCACTTTCTGCGCGATCTGCAGATTAATATCCTTTTCCAACGCTCCGTTAATACCGACTTTACCAGGGTCGTCGCCTCCATGCCCGGCATCAATGACAACGCACAGCCGCTTTTCTTCTACATGGCTGTTGAGCACATATTTTGCCGTTCCTTTTACTGTCAGAATTCCCGTCATAACCAGCATCAGTCCCATCGCTGCATACACGGCTGCATTCCCCGCCCGGCTTATGTTATCTTTCCATTTTATCATCATTTTATCAAACCTGATTTTTTTACAATTTTATGAACAAATGTACTTTCCTATGAAAGATAAGGCAGTAATTTCCAACTGACATGTTGTGTTTTATAGTATATAGATACAGCGCCAAAAGCAACGGAATCCCGAATGACAAAAGCAGAACCCTGACGCTCAGAATTCTGCCCTCGTTTATCGTTTCGTCTTTCGTATTCTTTCATTACGAAGCGAACGCTCTCAGTTTATCCATGTAAAAATCCGTCTATTACATTCCATACCGAGGGACGCTCAAAGCCCAGCTTCCATGCGCCCACGCCCGCCACCTTATATCTTGCCATAATATTCAGCTTTACTTCCAAAGACTGCTCATCTTCCAGCCAAACCTGATACAGACAGCCGTTATTATCCTCAAATTCCGCATAATTCTGACATGTCTCCTCATCCCATACCGCAGACACACCATTTTGGGCAAGAAATTGATCCACAGAGTTCATGCCCAGCGCACTGCTCGTCATCTCGCCGCCTTCCGTCTTCCACACTCTCGTGTAAAACGGTACTGCGTTGATGACTTTTTCCGGAGGTACATCTTCCAATGTTTTCTGAATGCCGCTTTCCACAAATCCAATAGAAGCCACGCTGCCCGCCTCAGAACTTCCTGACCAATGTTCATCATAACCCATAATAATTACATAATCGGCTACCGCTCCCTGTTCTGCTCTCCCGTAGTATTCCGTATTTCCGATTGGCACATAATTGTCGATAGAGAGGACAAGCCCGGCCGCCCGGCAGGCAATCGACAGTTCACGGATAAACTGTACAAAGTGCTCCCCTGATTCCGCTCCCATTTGCGGCGCTTCAAAGTCTATATTGATCCCATCCATGCCGCAGGCCGCAGCCGCCTGCATGAGCCCATCTATCAAATGAGTCCGTTTTGATGTGGAAGACAGCACATTATAGGTGTCCACGGCATCATTAAAATTATCAACCAGTCCCCACACTTCCAGGCCTCTCTGATGCGCCTGCGCTACATAATCCGTCGAGGCTATGCTTGTAAAATTACCATCCTCGTCACTCAGGGAAAACCATGTCGGAGAAATCGTGTTCAGCCCCTGCGTTCCGGCCAGCGCATCGGTCAGTGTGGCATTGGCCGCCGCATTTGTCACCTGATGCCACGCCATACAGATCTTATAATCTTTCGATATGTTTGTATACACGGGTTCTTCATAGTCCGTCACTGCTGTCATCTGCTCTGTGTGCATATTGTCCAGCCGCTTTCTCTCCACATAACCGATCAGCGCATCTGTCTTCACCCTGACCCACGTATCCATCTCTTCCAGAACTATGACCGTACTGCCCGCTTCCATATCTTTCAGAATCTCACTTTTCACGCCGCCCTGATAGCGAACTGCCGTATCTTTCGTAATTTCCGCCCAGGTCTGTTCTCCCCACTGTGTGTAGACCTGCATACGATTAGGCTCCGTATAGGTTTCGTATGAAAAGTTTGTGAACTTTTTCACGTATTCTGCCGCAACATATAACACATCACCTTCATATCTGGCGATCACATAACCGGCGTCCTCATTGGCCCCCTCCTGCAAATACTCTGTACTGCCAATATTCGCTCTTATGATGTCATAGGGAGTCGTGTATAACAGCAGTCCTTCCCCATTGTCCTCATAAAAACGCTCGTTAAAATACTGATGTACCGTATCCAGGCTGAAATAATACATGCCATCTATTAAAAGAGCCTTATCTTCCAGTATCTCATCCTGAAGCACGATCGCAGTCTCTCTCTCTTCGTGCAGATTAAAATAATCTTCCAGATCCGCTCTTTCTTTGGAATAAGAATATTTTTCTATTATTTTCATTCCCAAACTGGCCGCAACTACCAAAATAATAAGGACGATTGCAACTATTACCGGAATCATTTTTTTCATTCGCTTCCAGCTCCTTTCCAATCGTCCCCATTATATCAGACTATTCTGATACCGTCATTACCAATTTTGACGTTTTTTGTATTTTTAAGGGAGATCACTGTCTGTCAGCGTAAAGGCTCCTTGATCCGTTTCCTTATTTATCGTGATCCCCTCCTCTCTGTCAGGTCAGACGGACTCTGTCATATCGAAGCTGCGTCAGCCTGCCTTCCTGATTTACCACATAATCGGGCATATAGACAGACTCTTCATTTACACAACATGTCTGTGCCAGTTCTTCTGCCGATACACGTTTTCCGTCAAGATACAGCTCCGCACCTTCTTTTACGAGCTTTTCCAACCGTTCCTTCATCTCATTCTGATTATCTTTTTGCAGCACACACTCCCTCCTTTCTCATCCAAAGTCGGGCGAAACGATTCCTCACCCGCCGTACGGGCGCTAACCTGCGATAAAACATGGCTTCGCATATCCCGTACTTTTAAAAATCCGCAGAAGGAGAAACCTTGTGATACATTCTATTCCTTCGGATTTTTATAATTTTTTGGTAAATATGGTATAAAACAGTTCTGAAGAGATGCAGGGACGTGTATTATGACATAAAATAAATCAGTGGTGAAAAAATTTGAATTATAACATTAAGAAATAGTTGGAAAATTTTGATGTTCAATATAGACACATAAGCTTATAAGACTTCCTCATACTAACAAGCAGAGGTTAATTGGATGAAACTTTCCGTTTCAAGACTTAATGTAGACTGGCATGAATTCATGCC
The sequence above is a segment of the Lachnospiraceae bacterium JLR.KK008 genome. Coding sequences within it:
- a CDS encoding AtpZ/AtpI family protein, with amino-acid sequence MKYEKSVYRALVTISQFGINMLVPIFLCAFLGIFLDRKLGTSYWMVILFFTGALAGFRNVFLLAKRIYDDGEERTPYGRKSRKTKKDK
- a CDS encoding DUF402 domain-containing protein, which produces MEYPLLYRKRIIPNECILLKDDEVLSWDAERIVTRWNALKPKKELHHGYSCYFLTEGYKVSKFYRADHSLLYYYCDIITHEYSASEKKVVVTDLLADVIVYPNGFVKVVDLDEMVPALECGGITICELKQALLSCSKLLSVIYGGNLQELTKYIEMFES
- a CDS encoding cell wall hydrolase, which gives rise to MKRAGRQIAILLFMVILVASAPNTVRATTTQEKLDKAKQEKAQTQSALDKTKESIQGMQGEKDSLQGQLTILNDNLEEVSENLSRLEGDIADKEQEISDTEAALQEAEETVDWQYECMKKRIKFMYERGDAAYMEMIFSSEGLSDFLNKTQYVEQIAEYDQRMLEQYKATQEEIADARERLVAQKEELDELKVKTEEEKNKVAGMVKSTANNIAGYADQISEAENVALTYEAQMKEQDANIAALQKQLAEEQAMSRLASRSAKRNISEVTFAEGDRELLAQLIYCEAGGEPYAGKVAVGAVVINRVLSSVYPDTVVGVIYQNKQFSPVGSGRLALALAEGRATQACYDAADEAMSGVTNVGNCVYFRTPIPGLEGIAIGGHIFY
- a CDS encoding dCMP deaminase family protein yields the protein MKRKDYISWDEYFMGISKLSGMRSKDPSTQVGACIVSEDNKILSMGYNGFPIGCNDDEFPWEREGELLDTKYAFVTHSELNAILNYRGGSLAGAKLYVSLFPCNECAKAIIQSGIRTIVYECDKYADTDPIIASKKMLDVAGVRYYQYKKTGREINLQL
- the upp gene encoding uracil phosphoribosyltransferase, coding for MSKTVIMEHPLIQHKIGYIRRKDTGTKDFRQTISEIAMLICYEATRDLKVSDVEIETPICRTTVKQLWGKKMAIVPILRAGLGMVDGMLNLIPAAKVGHIGLYRDPETLEPVEYYCKLPADCAEREVFVVDPMLATGGSSSAAIRLLKEKGCKNIRFMCIIAAPEGVKKIREEHPDVDMYIGALDERLNDHGYIVPGLGDAGDRIFGTK
- the rpiB gene encoding ribose 5-phosphate isomerase B, with protein sequence MIALGSDHGGYDLKQEIKKYLESAGYEYRDFGCDNKDSCDYPMFGRPAAQAVADGTCEKGIVICTTGIGISITANKIPGIRCALCGDCASAKLTRLHNNANMLALGAGIVGTNLALDIVKAFLETEFSGDERHQRRIDLIEAN
- a CDS encoding L-threonylcarbamoyladenylate synthase, producing the protein MPETKYAVLTEDHINKKIIKEAGAVLRAGGLVAFPTETVYGLGGDALQKESSRKIYSAKGRPSDNPLIVHICQWKAVKKIAVRIPPEAEKLAARFWPGPLTMILEKADAVPLETTGGLSTVAVRMPENRIALALIEAAGGYVAAPSANLSGKPSPTLAKHVREDLDGKIEMILDGGAVGIGVESTIVDLTESRPMILRPGYITKEMLESVLNTEVDVDMTLLQADSGQAPKAPGMKYRHYAPKGELTIVSGEEKDVTDTIRRLARAKRLAGEIVGIICTDETEPLYEADSIASVGARTDEEAIARRLYAILREFDARNVTCIYSEAFSDKGVGQAVMNRLLKAAGHQILEATCPGFCRKI
- a CDS encoding SOS response-associated peptidase family protein, coding for MCGRYYVDNEMVGELEKLIGQMDKAQREDSLRATAKIPAGDIYPGRAAPVLLGKNESVCCGWQRWGFPGFREKRLIFNARCESVLEKPLFRGSMKHGRVVIPAMKFYEWNPSKEKSTFRRQNSSLLFMAGLSRRYEDGTHFTVLTTAANASMKPVHDRMPLILERDEITEWMFDDAKAEQILHKIPCLLERSSDYEQMRLF
- a CDS encoding N-acetylmuramoyl-L-alanine amidase, yielding MMIKWKDNISRAGNAAVYAAMGLMLVMTGILTVKGTAKYVLNSHVEEKRLCVVIDAGHGGDDPGKVGINGALEKDINLQIAQKVKKYLEMEGVEVVMTRTDGQGLYDSGAENKKVQDMKRRIAMIEETAPAITVSIHQNSYPEEYVKGAQVFYYKDSAESKNAAETMQKSLKDRLDRENKREAKANASYYLLKKTSSPVIIVECGFLSNSEEAGKLADDTYQEKVAWAVFMGIMQTLNE
- a CDS encoding glycosyl hydrolase family 18 protein, whose protein sequence is MKKMIPVIVAIVLIILVVAASLGMKIIEKYSYSKERADLEDYFNLHEERETAIVLQDEILEDKALLIDGMYYFSLDTVHQYFNERFYEDNGEGLLLYTTPYDIIRANIGSTEYLQEGANEDAGYVIARYEGDVLYVAAEYVKKFTNFSYETYTEPNRMQVYTQWGEQTWAEITKDTAVRYQGGVKSEILKDMEAGSTVIVLEEMDTWVRVKTDALIGYVERKRLDNMHTEQMTAVTDYEEPVYTNISKDYKICMAWHQVTNAAANATLTDALAGTQGLNTISPTWFSLSDEDGNFTSIASTDYVAQAHQRGLEVWGLVDNFNDAVDTYNVLSSTSKRTHLIDGLMQAAAACGMDGINIDFEAPQMGAESGEHFVQFIRELSIACRAAGLVLSIDNYVPIGNTEYYGRAEQGAVADYVIIMGYDEHWSGSSEAGSVASIGFVESGIQKTLEDVPPEKVINAVPFYTRVWKTEGGEMTSSALGMNSVDQFLAQNGVSAVWDEETCQNYAEFEDNNGCLYQVWLEDEQSLEVKLNIMARYKVAGVGAWKLGFERPSVWNVIDGFLHG